Below is a window of Streptomyces spongiicola DNA.
GCGCGACGGCCTCGGTGGCGCCGAAGCCCAGCGCCGCCTCCCGCCGTGAGGCGACCGGGTCGACGGCGACGATCTGCGCGGCCCCCTGCACCCGGGCGCCCTGGACGACGGAGATGCCCACACCGCCGCAGCCGATGACGGCGACCGACGAACCGGGCTCCACCCGGGCGGTGTTGAGGGCCGCGCCGAGGCCGGTGGTGACACCACAGCCGATCAGTGCCGCGATCTCGTACGGGACGTCGTCGGGGATCGGGACCGCGCAGCCCGCGTCGACGACGACCTCCTCCACGAAGGTGCCGGTCCCGGCGAAACCGAAGACATCGCCGCCGGGGCGCCTGAAGTTGGGCGTGCCGGCGTTCACGAATCCGGCGAGGCAGAGCTGGGTCTGACCGCGCCGGCAGGCCGGGCAGTTCCGGCAGGCGGGCAGCCAGCACAGCAGCACCCGGTCGCCCCGGCCGACGGCGGTCACGCCGTCGCCGACGTCGAGCACCTCCCCGGCGCCCTCGTGGCCGGGGACGAACGGCGCCGGCTGCGGCAGCACCCCGCTCATCGCGGACATGTCCGAATGGCACAGACCGGTCGCCCTGACCCGGATCCTCACCTTCCCCGGGCCGAAGCCCACCGCCTCGACGTCGTCGAGGACGTCGAGCTTGTCCTGGCCGATCTCATGCAGTACGGCAGCGCGCATGGGGTGCGTCCCCTTCGGGAGTCGGGCTTCGGTCGGGTGGGGTGGGGGTGGGGTGTGGGTCGGGACGGGTGCGGTTAGGTGGGGACGGTTGGGGTCGGGTCGGGGTCGGGTCGGGGTCGGGGCCGGGTGGGGTTGGGTGGGGTGGGGTCGTCCTCGCCGCCGTTCAC
It encodes the following:
- a CDS encoding Zn-dependent alcohol dehydrogenase, with the protein product MRAAVLHEIGQDKLDVLDDVEAVGFGPGKVRIRVRATGLCHSDMSAMSGVLPQPAPFVPGHEGAGEVLDVGDGVTAVGRGDRVLLCWLPACRNCPACRRGQTQLCLAGFVNAGTPNFRRPGGDVFGFAGTGTFVEEVVVDAGCAVPIPDDVPYEIAALIGCGVTTGLGAALNTARVEPGSSVAVIGCGGVGISVVQGARVQGAAQIVAVDPVASRREAALGFGATEAVAPDALGDAKQRITGGEGFDYVFEVVGRSATARTAYETTRRGGTLCIVGAGAMDDFLRLNMFELFFDEKRILPSLYGGGDVLRSYERAIALWRAGRIDLESLITHRVPLTGINEALTQMRTGEALRTCIEI